Sequence from the Castanea sativa cultivar Marrone di Chiusa Pesio chromosome 12, ASM4071231v1 genome:
TCTTGGTCTTGGCTCTTCAATAGTTCAATCTATACTGTTATTTGATCATAtaatcaagaaaacaaaaacccaaagaaataaaaataagaaaatgttaTCTTTCCCCCTTCAATTACTGGTGTCAAGCACTTTAAAAAGTTGCACTTTAAATTGTATTTgctttttcaacaaaaataaactttttagttatattttctttatcattGATTGCTTTAGGCTCCCTTTTTGAAGCAAGTGATTTACACAAgagaattttaataatttgataacaAAATTAGTAAAATACGTGTTCTATAGAATTTATACTATATGTTACACGTATATtcatattttacaaaatatcatttatcatataaataaaatacttttaaaaatacatgttttctaatttaaagtgtaaaatatgtattaaaatttttatgtattaCTTATACAAAAAGACTTCAACTTAACTATATTTTAATAGAGTTATCAACCATGCATTTTGTTAGGGTGTGTCAATATATAGGACAACAAAActatcaaaatcaatatttttagtCTCATGTTTTACAATTTATGTTAgaaatttgcatttttattataatctttttatttgttaagttttttctacaatttgaatgattatattttaaataaataaacaataaaatcattttaaattaaCTATAGTAATATGTaacaatagataaaaaaaaatttactaagtAAGTGAATGAAGAAATATATTAAACATAATCTCCTTTTTTACTTTGTTACACACACCCATTATCTactttatgttttttcttttttctaagtaAGTGATTGAAAGAATATATTAAAAACGATCTCCTTTATTTGTTTACGTGTTACACACACTATTATCCTATTAAATtagaatataataaaagaaataatttaacttatataatcatttcttaatattaaattttcttttaaatcatAATATATCCGTACGTATATTCTCCTacttatgtttattttattcttgtctTCTGTGTCAtatatttaatgctttttaataaaaaaaattaaacagaaTGAAACTTATATGTATTTCATTTCGTATATTACTAATCATATTTTAGACTAAAAAAACAGAGTCAAACAGTGTGatcttatataaataataaatacaatattttaaatttatggttaaAATTTTTCCAATAGTTTAGGGGGTggaaaaagaatatttaaaaaagaatatatagtTGAGGgatgaaaagaaatattttttaaactaaaggACAAATTATGTAATATCTTCAATAATtaaagacaaagaagaagaacctTTTATAATTTAGGGACTCAAGTCAAAATTCATGTCATGAAAATAGGATAAAGTTTACCTACAAATTCAGTTGTAGTCATTGGATACAACTtccactaaaaaattaatatggctacaaattttgaatatttaattGTCGAATTgcatattaattatatatgtgAGGACACTAATCGGacttatccgctttggggagccagtccctcacggtttaatCTCAAGCGGCGTGGAGAACGATACCTGGAGCAAGGGCTGACCTTGGAACTCGGCAGGCCGTCCCACATCGACAAGAGATCCCTCCCACATGTGGTTTATAAGCGTCTGGCGCGACCACATGTGTACCACTACTACACATGTGGTACACATGTGGTCGCGCCAGACGCTTATAAACCACATGTGGGAGGGATCTCTTGTCGATGTGGGACGGCCTGCCGAGTTCCAAGGTCAGCCCTTGCTCCAGGTATCGTTCTCCACGCCGCTTGAGattaaaccgtgagggactggctccccaaagcggataagtCCGATTAGTGTCCTCACAATATCCTTAAAACATATGTTAAATTTCGTGCCAATCAGATGATATTTACTGTtcgattcataaacttatttttatgcataattttaaattacaaaaacttgaaatttaaacatttgattgatgatataactattaatttttttaatcttttataaatatttcaagcacaaagaatataaaaagaaaatataatctaatgatagatttttcaaaattcacatcaaataaAAACTGAGATAGATTTCGTAACTTGCTATTCTCTTGCAGAGTAGGCAAAGATTTACCTCTGCAGAAAATATATTGAGTAGAGTTGTAGTCAATAActacaatcaaatttataactaaactttgtagatgaaactaataaaaatttgtagccaaactttatacatgaaaataatattttgaccaaaattttctcTATCTAAAGAACTTAGACATATGGTGTTTAATTGGCTAAAAAGAAGTGTAGGggttattaataaataaataaataaggtaCAGGGGCTTATTTGTaaatgagattaaaaaaataatactaaagaGAACCAACAACCCAGAAGTGAATAACTGGACTCCGAACTTTTCATTGAAGGTGGAAACATAGACAACACCACACAACACGACACGGCACTGCTCTTCTCAGTCTTCACTCTTCTGGTATGAATCTCTGTAAtcctttcaattttcaatactATTTACATCACAATCATCGTTATTCTTATCTAgattttcatattatatatcTCTAACATGATCAATACTTAATTTAATGCTCTTTGATTAATGTTGTTTTTGATCATATATATCCAtgaagttcatttttttttcagtattAGTTTGATTATTGCTTTGATATCCATTGGTTTTGATGTaaaaatttctgggttttgatCAGTTTGACTCAATTATCTCttgcaaccaaaaaacaaagaaaatttaaaagatgatgGGTTATGGGTCTTATGGTTATGTATCTTCATCATCAACTTCAAATTTGTCAGCTTTAGCTCCACCTTTTACTGTTGATCGGTCTGCTGTTCCAAAACCCATTTCAAATCCACTTGTGGATTTGAATGATTCCCCTTATGGTGTTCCCCTGAATCCTTCTCTGCACAATTGGCTCCCTTCCCACTATCCCAATTCTAGAACCGATTTCTTTTCCAACCACACGTCAGAATTTGATCCTTTTCCTTCATCTGATGCGTTTCGATACCCGGGCTTGGAGGAGATTAAGTCACCCAATACCCATTTGTCTCCAGTGAACCCTATAGCACCTGCTGCATCTTCTGATGCATTCTTGTATGGTCAATGCTCGGATGGTGTTGCCACGAGTATTCTTGAAGCTAAACCATATTATCCCACATATGTCCCACCTGCAGCTCAAGGCTCTAGTAGTCCATTGGTGGTTCCTGATGATATTAGTTATGATTGGTTTTCGAGTTCCCATGTTCCAGCCTTAGATGGGTCCTCTCACAATGAATACACTCAGTCCAGTTTGGATTATACTGCCCTTTGGGGTGACTCATGGAGTAGATTTGGAGACTGGGATCATGGTAAACAGGTGGAACTTGATGGGAGTTTCTGCTCAAAGGGGTCGAGTGTAGCTGGTTCATCCATTTACAAGAATTATATGAACAAAGGTATCTCTACTTTACCTTTaaatatagataatttttttattaatttcagtTAGTATGCGTGTTAGTTATCTTTCTTGTGGATGCTATGGAGCACTGCTTTCAATCTTATTATGGTTCAATGTCATTGGtcaatttgttcttgttgaaatttttgttattccatgaaattcattttttgcacagttttcttaattttactCATCTTTGTATGTGGCACCTGTTTTCTATATAtctgtaatttttctttttatacctatcaaaaaaaaaaaaatttcctatcaaaaaagtaattttgctTTTTATGTATCACTTAGCTATCTTCTCATTGGCTGTGGCACCTGTTTTACATATCACCTTAGATGGGTAGTTTTTGACGACTCTGCTGGATCCTCTATGAACtcttaaattgatttttaaaaatccaGACAATACATTGCTGTGTAACATTCTCAATTTCGTTAATGCTATGATGCCCTCAACCTGAgatctctctctccccccttACATCTAACCCACAGGTTGTATAATATCCTTCATCAATATTGCCCATTAAATCCCATTATCATGCAAACAAGGGGATTGCATGATACATGCCAGCTGGATAGTTTTGGGTGAGTCTGCTGGATCCTCTGAACTTTTAAATTGATTTGTAAAAATGCAGACAATACATGCCTGTGTAACATTCTCAATTTGGTGATCACTAAGATAGAAAACCACTTATGCAGGGCATTTCAAGAGGCTATTTACATTTTTAGCCTTGTCACAAACCAGTAGCAAGTAGCAACAGTAGCTAATTCAGCAGCCAGCCTAATCCTATTGTAACTAATTAGTTAGTTAGATGATTGTTTAAGCATTGGCCAATAGGATTTAGACACTTGTCAATCATCTAGAAGGCTGCCAAAGTCAATTGACTAGTATAAGTACAAGAATGTAAGCACTTTGTAAATCAGTTTTGTATGTGAATGGAAATAAGCCTTTGAGATCTTTTCTTGAGAACTTTGTGTTCTTTGTAGTGCTGCCTAACCACCTATAAATTAGTTCTAAGCAACTCACATTCCATCTAATTCACAGCCCATCACCTTCCCTGCATCAAACCCCTCCACCtgttctcccccccccccccccccccaaaaaaaaaaaccttttttgaAATACCCTTCATCAATATTTCCCATGAGCACAGGAGCAAGGGGAATGTGTGATACACACAATTGGCTTCccattttattttgggcattaagctttataatttttcctGATTGTGTAAAGAACATATGCAATGGGGGTTGGAATGGTAGCCATCTGTAGAAGGTTAAACTGAAAAGGAGATTGAGAGAGATTGATTTGGGTAATCAAAGTATATTTTTATCtctattgatttatatttttagcCTTCACTGCATCCTGTTTTGTCATATAGGATATCTTATAAGAGACTTCCCTCACCCTTTTTCTCAACTTGCATTGGTGACATAGCACAAGGGGGAACAAACAAAATCTTATTTAAAACTTCTGGGCAGATCTGGGCAGTACTTAGATTTTGAGGATTGGGGATAGGGTTTTGTGGGAAGAGAGTTGGAAAGTAGTAAGAATTAGAGGGTTTCCAATGGAGGGAAGGAATAGTAAGATTTATGGATGAAACAAAGgggaaaaatcaaaatttgggtTGCTGCGAACAGTGGTGTGAACAGAAACTGTGATCTCTTAGAAGGTTGCATCACACAAACCAGTAACTAGCTTCATGGCTTCTCTAAAAATCTGAAAACTTTATTATTCCCAATAGAAATCATTACAACTCTTTAAAATAGAAGATTAATACATATTCCTAGTtgaaataagattttattttaaactccTGATAAGGCTTGGACTTGGACTCCCTGGGCTTTAATACTGAACCCAAACTAAATAACTGAACtcaaattaaaccaaaataaGACCGAATGGACTATTAGCACAGCCCATCCCGgaaattattaaattacaaaataaccCTTgccacttaaaaataaataaaacaaaataaaactgaCATTGACCTACTGCATGCATCAATTGGCCTCACTCAAGGCCTTATGTCTCTATATGTATTTATaactatttgtttattttttagagaaCTTTATGATacgagaagaaaaaaaattaattctaattcaGTCTTGTTGAATTTTAGAAGtccattgtattttttattggtcaattagtttttttaggTCTTATTAGTTAATgaggttattattattttatttaattatttaatttcctaGAGTTAAGATTATTCTGTAATTCATTAATTGGATGAGttaaggttatttttgtaattcattAATTGGATTTTCCTATAGAAGTTAGAATCAATGAAGAATGGACACGAACACGGACACAAAGCATATTTCTCCTtgattattatgattttttataatgCACAGGAGCTGCTAATGCATCTAAGGGGTTGAACACATgaagaagcttttttttttttttttgataggtaacaCACATGAAGAATCTTCCCATATCATTGATATGTTAGGTTGGGAAAAGGATGGTAGGTGTGTAAGCATGGAGCAGTCAAATGATAAATCCTTCTCAGGTTCAAAACCCAGAATCATGCCTTTTGATTAttcaaaatcatctctctcAGATCGTACTTCAGTACTTCCAGAAAACCACCCTGAGGCACCATCCTATAAACTAGTCACAAATTCCAGTAAACGTCAAGTACCATTCAGTGCTTCATATGGGAAAGACACAAGAGAGCATGATGCTAGTCTGAGTGGTAGTGCATCATTTGTGACATCTTCGCCTTCGCTTGTCATTAGACCTCCAGATGTTGTCACCACCATTTCTGCATCAAATAAAGGTCCATTAAAGGATGTGAATTTTAGGACTGATGCAGCTGATCCTGATCTTCATGGTAATAATCCCTCTTATGTGAATGAACTGCATCCCTTGTTAAGTTCTGAAGGCAGAGTTCGGTTTGATGCCAGCCAACTCAGAATTCATTTAGACAGAAATGATCCTGTTAGTGTGGAATCATTCTCAGCAAAAGACAAAGAGCTGTCAATGGACAAAAGCATTTCTGAGGATGCTTTGGATCAAATATTCAAAGCAAAATCTGGAGTTCAAATTTCTCATACAAGTTCAGATGGATTCAATTTGCCCCTTGAATTTACCCAAGCCATCAATTCTGTTGAGAATTCTTCTGAGAGCTTAGATCATTATAACCCTGCTGTGGACTCACCATGCTGGAAAGGAGCACCAATTGGTTGTTTTTCACCATTTGAAGCTTCTAAGGCTGTCAGTTCTCAGTACCTGAAGACATTAGAATCATGCAATAATTCAGATTTTCAACTGCCTCAGTTTTTCCCTTTCAATATTGATGATGCTGTAAAACTCTCCTCACAAAATCCAATTGAGAAGACAGTGTATCATGAATTTGGATCTCTGGAAAATAGTTTAGCTGCTTCTCCAAAGAGGCCTTCAGTTGCTAATTTAACATTTAGTGAATGCAGATCAGATGATGCTGCTAAAGCGGGATCCTTTTATTCTAAAGAAAGCTGTGGCTATGGGGTTCAACATTCTGATAAAGCTTTTGAACCTGGGAAAGATGATGCTTCACCCAGCCAGTCTACAGGTTATTTGGACTTAAAATCTTTACTCACAATGCAACATCTTGAAGAAAGTACTGTAACATCTGAAAAAAAGTACTCATCAGAGACTTGTGTTGTGGATGCTGGATCAAATAGAAACAATACCTCAAGATCTGGTGCATCAAATGTGCCATTCCATGGCACTGAAGATGCTCTGTCTTCACTGGCTTCTGTTGAAGATGCTTCTGCTAAGCTTACCAAATTGCATAAGGCAGATTCAACTTCAAAAATAGATGTCCAGATGTTGGTTAATACGATTTATAACCTGTCTGAAATGCTTTTATTTCACTCTTCAAATGATTCAATTGAACTGAAGGAAGGAGACCATGAGTCTCTTAAAAATGTCATCCTTAATCTTCATCAATGTTTATTAAAGGGCACTGAACAAAAGCTTCCAACACCAGAATCACTGTTTCCTGAGCAAGGCACATCTCAATATCTTGAAGAGTTACCCAAGCTTCACAAGGTATGTTGTTTCTTCTGTTTGGATTGTTCTCCGAAACCAACCCTCCCCctcccaccccccccccccccaatacAGGAACATGTATAGCATGAAGAGATTTTACGCTAAAAGTCATGATGATCTTTTAGATATGGGAATCAATTTTGCAGCATGACGAGCTATTTATACGGGTCATAGACCTTGGATATAATGTAAAGACAATTCATCTTTCTTAGGAGAACAGCTTTCTTCTCTTGAGGAAGTTTTGACTTTCCAGCCATCTGTGTAATGATAATTTCTTGAAATGAGATGGATGCATAATATGTATAAGATGCAGCTCCCTGTTTACAGTAAAAGTCAAAATGATCTTTTAGATATGGGAATCAATTTTGCAGCATGACGGGCATTTTATATGGGTTGTAGACCCCAGATATATTATAAGAAAACTTATCTTTCTTTGGAGAAGAGCTTTCTTCTTTTGTGGAAGTTTTGACTTTCCAGCCATCTGCATAATGATAATTTCTTGAAATGAGATGAATGCATAAGATGTAAAAGATGCAGCTCCCTTTTTATTCTAGCCGACTGAAAGGCTACAAACCcagtataatatttttttcatcgATTTAAACTTTATTAGTTTTATGTAGATTATGACAGTTATATGACTGTTTCTTTTGTAACAATGTACTCTTATTTATAGGGATTTGTGAAGTCTACCACCTTCTATTCTAGATTGAATTTGTCAGTTGTTTTTGTCGTTTGTTGCTTTTCTTGCTTTTAAATTTGGTTCCATGATGCTGAGGTAAAGTAAATCAGCACaagaatatttttgtaatatctCAATTATGCTGTACGGATAATGTCTTCTTCAGGAAGTGAGTGGGGACAGGCCTAGGTTGGCAAAGGAGGCGGCGATCATCGCTCAGGATCAGCTTGACCATCAGTGTCTACATGAGGAAAAGCATCATCATATTGTGTCTGTTAATAAAAATGAGAAGGTATCAGATTCTGTTTGTGTGAAGGGTGATGCTAACATGGTGAAAGAAGATAATATGACCCAGGTAttttttttctgtttattttgtatataagaataataaatGTTAACCATTATTCTTCCCATGAAGAATGCAAAAGGAGGgggaaaaagaaactaaaatgcCATGGATCTCGATTGACAGGCTATTATGAAGGTTCTCaatgataattttaaatatgaGGAAGATATGCAGCCAAAGAGCCTCTTGTATAAGAATTTATGGCTTGAGGCAGAAGCTGAATTATGTTCCGTTAACTATAAAGCTCGCTATAATCGCATGAAGATTGAAATGGAGAAATCTGAGTTGGACAAGACAAAAGGTTAGAATTTCTATCTAAAACCACTGGTTCTGTCATTATTGCTTAACCTAATTTCTTCTGCTTCAGATGTGTCAGAAAATACTATGAATGTGGAGAAAGAACTAAGATCCAAGGTTTCTCATGAAATGAACACTGTTGACAAATTGGCACCTGAGGCTAGGGGTGGCGTCTCCCCTGTTATTTCCATCCAGGATACCCCTTCCATCCCAGATGTTATGTTCAGATATAGTATTCTAAATGACCGGATCGACCACTTGAATTCCGCTACAGATGTGGAGGGACCATCGAGCTCAAAAGTGTATCCTGATCTGAACAAGGTTGACCAGTTGGCATCTGAAACAGCTGAAGAAAAGTCTCTGACCCAAGATATTTCCATTCAGAATTCTCCCATCATTGACACCACCTGCCATGCAGATAGTGTTATGGCTAGATTTCACATTCTAAAATGCCGGGTTGAGAATTCAAATTCTGTAACATCTACAGATGTAGAGGAGCCATCAAGCATAGATGTTATTCCTGATCTGATCAACGTTGACAAATTGGTGCCTGAAGCAACTGAAGTGAAGGGTAGCCCAATCCCAGATGTTTCCACCCAGAATTCTCCTGTTTCAACCCTAAGCCGCCACACAGAAGATGTAGAATCTTCTGTCATGGCCAGATTCCATGTTCTTAAACACCGGATTGACAATGTGAATTCCATGGATGTGAAAAGGCAAGAATTTCCAGAGGTCTTCCATTTTGGATTTGCTGGTGAGAGTAAGCATAGGCCAATTATTAGAGACAAATCAGAGGATGGAAGTGTGGATGTAACACTGGCACCTGTCTTGCAGCACCACTCTGCCGACAGTTCTGAAGGCAGTTTAACTGTGAAGGAGTTCTATCTGTGTAAGGATGACCCAGTGATACAACCTTGTCAGTCCAACAGGCTTGGCGACCCACTTCCAGCAGGTTGGTTTGACACTACATCAGATTGGGAACATGTAATGAAGGAGGATTTTGAGGAGTAGAACTGTCAAGACCTGAATCTCCCTTGGGTAAATGGCTCTATATCCTCCGAAAGACATTTATATGCTGTTTCTGGTAAAGAAACATGGCAGTTACTTGTATTATAAAGAGTATGTGACTGCTTTCTGAACTTGTAAAAAGCTCATAAACGTGTCTGGATTTTCAGAACCTATGtgtttgtttcctttttttttttttatagctattTGTCTTGCAACTTGTATAGCTTTCTGTTTCTGTGTTCTGCATATATTTTGGTACTTTTTGATCTATCTGAAGTGGTTTAGGACTAAATTCCTTGGAACTATATTGTGGTCTAGCTTCAGCAGCCAAAGATAAGAGTTACCTAGCTGGAACaaaagatatataaatatatttatatatgatcCACATAAATAGTGAGAAATAGATCTCCATTAGTCTAGTTAAAATTATGTTTCAACATTTAGTTTACTCCTATATtttacttcctttttttctttcttacaaTAAGTGGGTGAAAAAGAGATATGAAACTATGTTGTCTTTATTTATTGGGAGAATTAGGCACAAGACATTTGGTTGTAATCTTAACGGATAAATCAAGGCGAGCAGTACCTCCATCACTCTGCTGTGaactagttttattttttgtttatcttATATTAGAGATGAACTAcatttgtagtttaccaaatagggtttggcttacctctaatatttttttaactggaagtgtcattttgttttaaatacacaataGCAAGTGGTAGTAGGTTTTAATCTCcaccttttatttagttattggGTGATGTGGTAATTTTTCattaaagcaaaagaagatttcagttaaaaaaatactagagGTAAGTCAACCCTACCAAATATTGACTTACGAGGATAAACATTTATTACTCGTCAATTGATCACAATTATTAGATTTtgaactgattttttttaaagcttataTTAGAACTAAactaattatgtaatttataaaCACAAGTTGCAAACCCTAATTATtctataataatataatgtaaaaCTTATAGGTTAGATAgtgcatgtgtttttttttttttttttttctattttaataagttttatgtaatgaaataaataatatattttatattcaacaacaatacatagtgatatatatttaacttaat
This genomic interval carries:
- the LOC142618566 gene encoding uncharacterized protein LOC142618566 → MMGYGSYGYVSSSSTSNLSALAPPFTVDRSAVPKPISNPLVDLNDSPYGVPLNPSLHNWLPSHYPNSRTDFFSNHTSEFDPFPSSDAFRYPGLEEIKSPNTHLSPVNPIAPAASSDAFLYGQCSDGVATSILEAKPYYPTYVPPAAQGSSSPLVVPDDISYDWFSSSHVPALDGSSHNEYTQSSLDYTALWGDSWSRFGDWDHGKQVELDGSFCSKGSSVAGSSIYKNYMNKGNTHEESSHIIDMLGWEKDGRCVSMEQSNDKSFSGSKPRIMPFDYSKSSLSDRTSVLPENHPEAPSYKLVTNSSKRQVPFSASYGKDTREHDASLSGSASFVTSSPSLVIRPPDVVTTISASNKGPLKDVNFRTDAADPDLHGNNPSYVNELHPLLSSEGRVRFDASQLRIHLDRNDPVSVESFSAKDKELSMDKSISEDALDQIFKAKSGVQISHTSSDGFNLPLEFTQAINSVENSSESLDHYNPAVDSPCWKGAPIGCFSPFEASKAVSSQYLKTLESCNNSDFQLPQFFPFNIDDAVKLSSQNPIEKTVYHEFGSLENSLAASPKRPSVANLTFSECRSDDAAKAGSFYSKESCGYGVQHSDKAFEPGKDDASPSQSTGYLDLKSLLTMQHLEESTVTSEKKYSSETCVVDAGSNRNNTSRSGASNVPFHGTEDALSSLASVEDASAKLTKLHKADSTSKIDVQMLVNTIYNLSEMLLFHSSNDSIELKEGDHESLKNVILNLHQCLLKGTEQKLPTPESLFPEQGTSQYLEELPKLHKEVSGDRPRLAKEAAIIAQDQLDHQCLHEEKHHHIVSVNKNEKVSDSVCVKGDANMVKEDNMTQAIMKVLNDNFKYEEDMQPKSLLYKNLWLEAEAELCSVNYKARYNRMKIEMEKSELDKTKDVSENTMNVEKELRSKVSHEMNTVDKLAPEARGGVSPVISIQDTPSIPDVMFRYSILNDRIDHLNSATDVEGPSSSKVYPDLNKVDQLASETAEEKSLTQDISIQNSPIIDTTCHADSVMARFHILKCRVENSNSVTSTDVEEPSSIDVIPDLINVDKLVPEATEVKGSPIPDVSTQNSPVSTLSRHTEDVESSVMARFHVLKHRIDNVNSMDVKRQEFPEVFHFGFAGESKHRPIIRDKSEDGSVDVTLAPVLQHHSADSSEGSLTVKEFYLCKDDPVIQPCQSNRLGDPLPAGWFDTTSDWEHVMKEDFEE